Below is a genomic region from Polypterus senegalus isolate Bchr_013 chromosome 13, ASM1683550v1, whole genome shotgun sequence.
TGTAATCCGAGTAGAGCATCAAGTCcatgaaacttctgggctgttgatctgctcagtgaagtagcagaggggcttgttcatcagtttcagctgctttggtgcactagagggggggGCGACAAAGagagacccccaaaacaggaatgaatgggttaacaggtggagggaggccactgacatttgtcccttcctcatctgttttgtcactcgttttgcctTTGGCTAcactcagtgtcactactggtagcatgaggccatacctagaccctacagagctggcacaggtagtccaacttctccaggatggcacatcaatacgtgtcattgccagaaggtttgctgtgtctccctgcacagtctcaagggcaaggaggagattccaggagacagacaggcagttcctctaggagagctggacagggcccctcgtagaaggtccttaacccaccaGCAGGACCCACCGCcttctgctcctttgggcaaggaggagcgggatgagcactggcagagcctacaaaatgacctccagcggGCAGGCAGGCCacaggtgtgaatgtctctgaccaaacaatcagaaacagacttcatgagggtggcctctagtgggcactgtggagctcgattggcacaTAGAATAGCAGAATTGGCATGTCCACCACTGgcaggcgccctgtgcttttcacagatgagagcaggttcaccctgagcacatgtgacagacgtgaaaatgtctggagaagccgtggagatcgttatgctgcctgtgacatcattcAGCACCTGTTTGGTGGTctgtcagtgatggtatatctgggcatatccatggaggggcacacagacctctacagggtagacgacagcaccttgactgccattaggtttcGGGAtcaaatccttggacccattggcaGACCCTACGCtgcttcctcctggtgcacgacaatgcccggcctcatgtggtgagaggatgaaggagttgataccattgactgccccccTCACCACCCCACCGCGCTCACTTACCTGCCCTCAatcacctctgggtgggacattatgttttggtccttctgatgcctcagcctgtccaggagcctAGCGATGCCCTTgcccagatctgggaggagatcccccaggacaccatctgtcaccACATTAGGACATTATCAGGCATGGGGGGCATACAATTTGGAGTCCGAAATTTcagccaaatggactcgcctgcctgcctgcctgcctgccgcatcattttgttccctttgattttcggtgtgTCTCTCTGTtcgttgatcattttcatttccatcctttcgttcctcacacatcaccatctCAGTCCATACcagtagagagagccagcaggatttgtattcccattgagatctgatgtgttttcaaaacgttcctttaatttttttgagccgTTTATCTTCAATAAGCTCTGCCTGCATCACACAATAAAGCAACTCTTTGTCGTCTCTCACcgcctcttccactcctccatgcaatCAGGGTTGTCCACCTCACCCCGATTCTGGCTCATCTACGTGAGGCTGGCAGCTCCTTTTCTCTTACTTCTGGTCTTCCGCACATGtggtccctgcagcaccccctggtggcacccatggaaacccaacagggctgagttgaAGAACTCCATGTCCAATGTTGCCAATCTGAAGCAGCGCTGCAACCCTAGGGGGAcctgccatctagcgctctggaggagataatgccctgttCCCAAAATCCCCCGGCCACCCTTGGTCCTCCAGTCTCATGGGCGTCACCTACGATACGTGACATTAGATTTCCaaataagcaaaatgaaaatggtcACCATGACCATCCGCTCCAGCCTGTcgaggagctcagtgatgccctggttcagatctgggaggagatcccccaggacaccatctgttgtctcattaggtCGTCGTCAGGCATTTCATacactactgagtacgatttggagttgctgcaatgacatttcggccaaatggactcgcctttttccctttgatttttggggaGTCCCTCTGTcggttgattattttcatttccatcctttcgttcctcacacatcaccacaTCAGTCCATACCAGTAGAGAGAGTCAGCAGGAGTTGTTTTTTCTCATTGACATCTGATGAGGTTTCaaagtgtgcctttcatttttgtgAGCACCTTAATGGGTAACCAGGACTACAATGGGAGTCGGAAAGCACTTCTCCCGTCTCCTCTCCAGTGcttctccctttctctctctctcacctcctTTGGCCGAATCCCACCCTCATTCCAGCCCTTGTGTGCCAGCCACCTCTGTCAGTGCCCGTAAAAGACCCTCAACTCCATCAGGCACCACGGGACCCCCAGAATCCACGACCACCCCTGCTCTAAAACGATGAGCAGGATTCGATCCCTCTCTGGGACGCCATTCCCTCCTGTCTCCTCCTGCTTTCTTGCTGTCCTCCAGCACCTCGTCTTCCTGCCTCTCTCTGTTTCCACGATTTTCTCCCCTTCTGACCCACTCAGACCTTTTCAATCCCTGTGAGTGTAGGGGCTTCCCTTTATGATCCACAAAGGGCTAAAGATTAACAGTGCGAGTGATTAACAGGCAGATTCCCCATTTAAAATGGCAACAGCGCCACCTGTCGGCTCGGGGTGGAATTACCCCCAGGCGCACGTGTGTGGTGACGCGTATTccccttttttgtttgtttcttttaacttCCTAGTTCACTGCAATAAAAATTCTTTATggtaactttttttctttaaatgttattcTCATATTGCAGGTTTTCTGGTGTTTTATTAGATTGTACAGAAATCGTTCACACAAAATTTAAGCTCGACGTGATCAGGCAGCAAAACCTGAGGTTGTCGTCGCCATCATCAGTCGAAAAATAAAACCTACGTAAGGGTTTGTGGTGTCAGCGGCAACTCTGACGTAGCTGACGGCTCGATGGAATACGCCGTGACATTGGAGCAGTTGGAGTTTACCAAAGCAGATGGTTTCGGTGAAGCGCTGGGCTAATATTTTGCTCCAAAGGATGATGGGATTGGGCAGCCAGCACAGACTCCGCCATAGAAAACTCAGGAGCGGGTGGGCAACCAGTTTACCGCAGCCTTTCAGTACTCGGGCTTTATTTTTGCCAGTTTTAATCTCtgccattgtcaactggccacagTTCATCAATTGATTCATGGCAGTGTGaacactaggtggcactgttgtccCTTTAAACCCATCAGACGGACACGCAGGACACCAGGACAAAGCACCAAGATGTAtttcaattctttttcttcttcccctAAGCagaataaacaggcaagtaatcaaatgtctttctttctcctccacaccccCCAGCAAGCGTTGGccccctcctcccgactccggctctcttgctgggtttcccaacagtcctttatatagtccttgacctggaagtgcttccgctcttcctcccacgtgacttgccagcacttctgggtcaaatggagaattcaagttctttaatcagcctggcagcacttcctactataagggaagcatgactccccacaccggtccttccacagcaccccctggtggcacccaacagggcggAGAtcctgaactccaagtcccaggatgccctgttggaatctggggcaccactacACTCTAGGGAAggtgccatctagcatcttgggcgAGGAAGGTGTCCAAAAGTTGCTCCCATTCTCGGgacgtcccacctgagctgagtTGTCGGCCGTCTCTTAAAACAGATAATAAGTTTGTTGCATTGTCTTATGTAGAGAACATCTGTGAAAAATTACAAACGAATACAAATCCTGGAGCAGAGTATCCCTGTTGGGTGGCTTTAGAAATCCACTTCAGGTTTCACGTCACTTTTAGGATTTCATTAGAACTTCACAGCCCGAGGCAGACAGTCATTTCAACacacataatattaaaaaaggtaAGTTTACAGGGGGCCATTCAAGTCATATGCGGGGAATATTAAGTGGGATGACTTCACAAATcgtggagcacaagagcaggagttggTAGGCGTAATCAGTGATTGGTTTTGTTAACCCCTTGTAGATGACTAtcgggttatatagcgccttgatgtgtggagtccaaGTCACGGGaagttctgctcaggctttataacacactggtgaggcctcatctggagtcctgggtgcagttgtgGTCTTcataaggacatagcagcacaagagaaggtccagagaggagcgactaggatgattcagggctacaggagttgaattgcgagtgaggaaagattgaaagagctgagcctttatagtttaaggaaaagaagattaagaggagacctgactgaagtgttcaatATGATGAAGGgaatcgagacggtgactttaaaatgagttcatcaagaacacggggacacagttggaaacttgacacaaacatgaaaacgtttttctttacccagagagccacagacacatCTGCTCAGTCCGTGCCATACATTCGTCGAGCAGCACTGGCGCCCCctacagcactgcagcctcactgtccctgggattgagccgctgcactagagtAGCCTGCCAGTGTCAGCGTTGGCCTCTCTGTGTGCAggcagttcaagcgcagttggctcggtgatttgctgaatttcatcaatggcgtcagttgcccCCCTTGTACATATCATAACAGATTGTCGCAGTAGTTTTTACAGTTCTTTGGCAGTGTGTAatatgatcagtgttgcagtaattgtgatgctctttggaTGAAAAGAatacgtgttccattaaaatgtcactccgtggtgaattgtgacatttccttaGAAATTGcatcaaaaaaagtatttggcatccgaggttgcattaaccccccaagtatgtggcagtttaagggataacttttttgttagttttttttttcattttattggctgcggtgggttggcaccctgccctggattggttcctgccttgtgccctgtgttggctgcgattggctccagcagaccccgtgaccctgtgttcggattcagcgggttagaaaatggatggatggatgattttattgaaatcacacaacattccatacaaatacatccattttacaagaataggattgaaaacaaatcaacctccaccccagacaaagagagcatgggcagcagaaaaaaagttaaacctagaaaaataagaaaatagataaattaataagtgaataggcggcatggtggcgcagtgggtagcactgctgccttgcagttcgacaacctgggttcgtttcctgggtcctccctgtgtggagtttgcatgttctccccgtgtctgcgtgggtttcctcccacagtccaaagacatgcaggtcaggtgtattggtgatcctaaattgtccctaatgtgtgcttggtgtgtgggtgtgtttgtgtgtgtcctgcggtggattggcaccctgctcaggattggttcctgccttgtgccctgtgttggctgcgattggctccagcagacccccgtgacccagtgtttgaattcagcgggttggaaaatggatagatggatggtgtgtgtgtgtgtgtgtgtatgccctgcccagggtttctttcctgccttgcgccctgtgctggctgggattggctccagcagacccctatgaccctgtagttaggatatagcaggttggataatggatggatggatggataagtgaaTATtgatgaacattagaacactctggacgagagcaggccattcagcccaacaaagctcgccagtcctatccacttgtttcctccaaaaaaacatcaagtcgagttttgaaagtccctaacgtcttactgtccaccacactacttggtcgcttattccaagtgtctgtcgttctttgtgtaaagaaaaacttcctaatgtttgtgcaaaatttacccttaataagtttccaactgtgtccccgtgttcctgaactcattttaaaatacaagtcttgatccactggactaattcccttcatcattttaaacacttcagtcaggtctcctcttcatcatctgtgaaggctcaactcttttaatcttccctcataactcaactgttgtagtcctctaatcagcctagtcgctcttctctggaccttctcttgtactgttatgtcctttttgtagcccggagaccaaaactgcacacaggactccagatgaggcctcaccagtgtgttataaaggttgagcagaacctcctgtgacttgtactccacacatcaaggcgctatataacctgacagtctgttagccttcttaatggattctgaacactgttgggaagttgatagcttggagtccactgtgactcctaaatccttctcataaggtggactctcaattttctgaccgtccattgtgtattcaaacctattatttttacttcctatgtgtaattctttacatttactgacactaaatttcatctgccacaaatctgcccaagcctgtctgctatccaagtccttctgtaatgatataacggattcccaaattatctgctaatccacctatcttggtatcatcttcaaacttaaccagcttgttccttatattcctatctaaatcatttttatatattaaaaatagcagcagccctagcactgccccctgctggtcaccactcttaacatcggccagttctgatgaggttcctcgcaccatcaccctccgcttcctgtgtctgagccaattctgcacccatctaaaaacatcaccctgaactgccacttcttttaacttgatgcccaacctctgatgaatggagaagacaaagaaagaaatagaataggaagagaatctgcttcctcagtgctttaagagcttattctaacaTGTTATTGATCAGCTGCTGCCAGGTTTTGaagaagttctgcacagatcctctaagtgagaatgagattgtttccagtttcaaatagtaaataacatcagttacccacggaCTTAAAagtggagagttaggattcttccagttgagcaagacaagcctatgtgccaacagtgtagtaaaggccatcacagtttgtttgtccttctccactttaatccccacagctgttagtgggttaggagggattgtgacaccaaggccgtctgaaagacatttaaaaagtttggtccagaatgatgttaatttggtgcaggcccaaaacatgtgacccagtgaagctggaacttgattgcagcattcgcatgTTGTctctcaccctggaaacattttggacaattttaagcgagacagatgtgcttgaaatataattttaagttgaataattgtatgcgccctgcggtgagctggcaccctgcctggggtttgtttcctgccctgcgccctgtgttggctgggattggctccagcagaccccgtgaccctatagttgggatatagcggattggataatggatggatggatggataaatacataGAATTTTACACGCACAGATTACACTGCGCCAgatttgtggagtacaagtaAAGGGAGGTTATACTTAAGTTATATAACAAACTCATAgatctcatctggagtactgtgtgaagttttgaTCTCCATGTTAGAATAAAAAGCACAGAGCAGCGCGTGAGAAAGATCAGAAAAGAGTGCGCAGGCTAATTCAGAACCACGGACAGCAATCAAAGCTATAAAACTGAAGGATCCGTAGAGAaactccagagaagagcgactccaGTGATTCAGGACCACGGACAGCGCGCAGTGAATAAGAACCGTAGAACAGCAACGGAGAGAAAGTGCGAGTGGCCTGATTTCAGGACCACGGACAGCGATCATTAAGCGCATGAATCAGCATGGTCGGAAGTAATGGCTTTGTTACTGTGTGCGTGGAATTGTCTGCCAGTCTTCAAGACTTTGCATTTATTCTTTTgttgaatgagagagagagagagagagagagagattaatgCCCTGTATTAAACCCACTTTCTTTGTGTCATCATGCGTCGTTGAGCCCGTCAGCCGCTCCCCGAGCGTACCTGTGTGACAGtctctatatgtgtgtgttaatgttACGGTGCAACAGTTGACCAACCTGGTAAcgaacctgatgagtacacttatccCTCAATTAAACAGGTAAAAGGGTGTAGGATGCTAGGGGTCTCTGTTGTCCCGTTCAACCCAACAGATAGACACACTGAACACCGGGTAAATTCACGAAGAAtaattcatcttctttttcttgcaGTAGTGCCTTCcaccaccatacacaggcaacaccaataataaaaaaaatgcaatttcaacacacaatctctcctccacacctcccagcaagctctgtcctactcctcccgactctggctcacttgctgggtctccaaccgtcctttatatagtgtctgacctggaagtgctttggtTCTTCTGTCCACCCATGTGACTTTCccgcacttccaggtcagatggagaagttGAGGTTTctgtcagcccggaagtactttgacATCTGACTGACCCTCTGACTCAATGGTACATAAAGGCCAAATAAAAATTCGAGTCCCCAGTTCCCCCTGCAGTGTCTCCCGGCatcacccacggtacccagcagggatgAGAAGCCAAACTCCAGactccatggtgccctgcgggaatgcTGCAGGGAAATCACCATCTGTCCCACAGTAGCTTCCTTCCCCCAATCCCTCTCCTctttgggcatcctggccaggttgagcagccggccgtccaccacaaaGGTAAGTAGATGGAAATATCATGATAATAAAGAGCTGCTCTAACAGACCAGCCATTGACCGCTTCTATTTTTGTTGTGTCCTTACCTACAGGTGACCCAGAGGACAGCATGAAAGTAGCAGACAAGATGAAATCCGGATACCCACTTATCAGGGGCAAGCACAAGGCCACCAATTACTCCAGGTAATCATCTCACCAGTACTCCATTCTCTGTTCCTCTCTGTATCCGAACAACACCAGTGTTCAATGTCCATTGATGATGTGAGGCATGGCTGACCTCACGCATGATGACAATGGCAGCTTCTTCAACCAAAGTGAAAGGACACCTTTGAATGGCAGCAGTAACACCAGGCCACACTTCTCAGACTACGACTgccagccttctatctacattcTGTCTGTTTTGGTGGTGGCTTACAGCGTGGTGACCATGGTGGGCCTCTTTGGAAACATGTGCCTGGTCATCATCATCAACCGGCAGAAGGAAACGCACAACGTGACCAACATTCTCATTGCTAACCTTTCGCTGTCTGACGTGCTCATCTGCCTGATGTGCATTCCTTTTACTGTGGTCTACACGCTGATGGACCACTGGATCTTTGGAGAAACCATGTGCAAAGTCAGCTCCTTCGTCCAGTGCTTGTCCGTGTCGGTGTCCATCTTCTCATTGGTCCTCATTGCTGTTGAGCGATACCAGCTGATTGTCAACCCCAGGGGCTGGAAACCCAACATATCCCATGCCTACTGGGGCATCGCTCTGATTTGGCTTGTCTCGGTGGCTCTGTCCATTCCATTCCTCATTTATCACCACCTGACCGATGAGCCTTTTAAGAACCTCTCCACCCACTCAACCTTCTACGGGGACAAGTACGCCTGCACGGACTCCTGGCCTTCAGAAGGGGACCGCTTGGGCTTCACCACCTGCCTGCTGGTCGTTCAGTACTTTGCTCCCTTGTGTTTCATCTGCTTGTGCTACCTGAAAATCTTTGTGTGCTTGAGGCGGAGGAGCGGGATGGTGGACCGGCTGCGGGAGAATGAGACGAGATTGAGTGAGAGCAAGCGCATCAACATGATGCTTATTTCCATTGTGGTGGCCTTCGCGGTCTGCTGGCTTCCACTCAACATCTTCAACATCATTTTCGACTGGAACCATGAGGCTCTCCTCAACTGCCACCACAACTTGGTCTTCACCCTCTGTCACCTGGTGGCCATGGTGTCCACCTGCATCAACCCAGTCTTTTATGGCTTCCTCAATAAAAACTTTCAGAAGGACCTCAACATGATGGTGCTCAACTGCAAGTGTAGCTCTGAGCAGGAGGAGTACGAGAACATCGGCATGTCCACCATGCAGACCGACATATCCAAGGGCTCCTTCAAACTAAACAATGGGCCTATGAACACCTAAAGGATttggtttgttcatttattttggatGAGTAACTTTTTGTGGATCGTGTTTCCTCACTGTCTTTGAAGATGTACAAATGATTTACCTGAAAAGAGTACAACTTCTTGCCAGTGTAGCCTTACTTGTGAAGTGGATCAGCGCCTCAATTTCTATAGACACTCATTACTGATCAAACCTTAAGCTGCTTTAATCATTTCAAAGATTGCAGCCACAAGACGTTAGGGTCTTAATCAGAAAAGTCAGATCCTGAAAATGTTCTCAAGATCATTGAGGTTTTATTGGGATCCCATCCCTTGTTAAAATGTGGGATCATGGAATGGCTGTAGGATAACAGGGCTTACAGTTGAATGATTAGAATAGGAAACTCTTTCAGTGAGTCTACTGAATGAGACTGAGAGTCGTGGCTGAGGCCTGTGAATCAGCAGTTATCAACACTTATTGTACATGATATCTAAAATAAACAGATTAACAAATAAATAGAATTTTACACATACAGATTACATTGCACCAgatttgtggagtacaagtaAAGGGAGGTTATACTTAATTTATACAGCAAACTCATAgatctcatctggagtactgtgtgaagttttggtctccttGTTAGAATACAAAGTACAGAGCAGCGCGTGAGAAAGTTCAGAAAAGAGTGCGCAGGATAATTCAGAACCGCGGACAGCAATCAACGCTATTAGCGCGACTGGGCTGTTTTCAGGACCACGGACAGCGACCAcatctatacatactgtatagtgtataTCTCTctctgcatccatccattatccaacctgctatatcctaactacagggtcacagggatctgctggagccaatcccagccaacacagtgcgcaaggcaggaaacaaaccctgggcaagacccacacacacacacacacacacaccagggacaattcaggatgcacctaacctgcatgtctttggactgtgggaggaaactggagtacccagcggaaacccacgcagacatggggagaacatgcaaaactccatgcagggaggaccctggaagcgaacccgggtctcctaactgcgaggcagcagcgctactcactgcaccaccataccgcccatatctctctattataataaaaaaatcttgggtcaagatgTGATCTCCTCGgtagacactttgaagtcccgcgagactacttgcacgtcacCCCCTaatttacaaacaatttctcgaaGACACTTTAACTTCCCgcaagacaaggaagtgagataaaaggacagctgctgtacaggcttttaaatgagcaACGTGCAgcgcagatcacgcagcacggcacaagcagcCCGGGGTGGGGCTGCACCTTTATTATtggaaatatcaataaataaaaaatgaatgaaaatgaatgaaatgaaaataataatatctttaaattgtatatccagttaagcaaacctgggggttggcgagcgaagccagcagggggcggagcccctagtatataaatatatatgtctgtctgtgtgtgtatgtgtgtcccgATTTTGATGAGTGTGTTCACCCTCTGATGCATTGGTATCCTgtagtccagggattgttcctgccttgcgcccattTCTTACTGGGATAGGGTCAAtctcccctgtgaccctgctcaggataagtgagtttagaaaatggacagacgGATTGATATCctgtatattctttttttaaaatttctattattattattagcattagaACGGTTACAGAAAACGTAAGTCATAACACATAAGTACAAGTATTTAGCATCTCTTCTACTTGGATTGAATTACAACGCGGTAAGGGATCGATTATATTTTATTCAGTTAAGTCATGACATATTTAATATTGATCGATTCAGACTGGCCTACTGCATAGTGAAATGCAACAAGGATCGCCTCCTGCATTAAGTGCTATTCATTCTTGTtataaaccagcgtttctcaacattCAAGTatctgcgacccgagttttcataacagttttaatcgcgcccccttaacatgtttttgaaaggagcccactaataccaatttgttcttcttttaaattaatgatatatcatagatgcatgttttattatacctacttaacttttatcgccATTTACCTAActctaaatgtatttttctagtatcagaatgtagtttaagttcatttgttttggtttcaatagatggatttttcatatttttgattcttgttttcttttttcacatcttcgcgcccccctttttgttacttcgcgccccctaggaagctccgccccacagtttgagaaccattgTTTTAAATGATACGCTAATAAAGCGCGCAATGAACGATCCTGCGAGTTTCTTCCATGCTGTCCTCCTTCTAAGTGCTCCATTAGTATCTTTGCCGCTGTCGTGCAGGCCTGCTGTTCAGTTTTCCATATTGTTGGTTGTATCTGGCATATTATGCTCTTACTTTACTTCGTTACGAAGATTGTCAAACATCAGACGAGATAAAACCCGTTTGGTGACGCACGGATATTTAACGTCGTTGTAAGATACGCACATAACTTGAGAGATGGCAAGTATCAAGTTTATCAAGGATTTAGCGACTGGTGATCTCATCggcttttctgttttatctgtgaaCTTTTCCAGGAGTTAAGCAAAAGGCGTAATGATGCGTAAGGTACGATTCTGATAACGTGATAGTATCCACATTCTCGCCGAGTTGTTGT
It encodes:
- the LOC120542462 gene encoding neuropeptide Y receptor type 6-like; this translates as MADLTHDDNGSFFNQSERTPLNGSSNTRPHFSDYDCQPSIYILSVLVVAYSVVTMVGLFGNMCLVIIINRQKETHNVTNILIANLSLSDVLICLMCIPFTVVYTLMDHWIFGETMCKVSSFVQCLSVSVSIFSLVLIAVERYQLIVNPRGWKPNISHAYWGIALIWLVSVALSIPFLIYHHLTDEPFKNLSTHSTFYGDKYACTDSWPSEGDRLGFTTCLLVVQYFAPLCFICLCYLKIFVCLRRRSGMVDRLRENETRLSESKRINMMLISIVVAFAVCWLPLNIFNIIFDWNHEALLNCHHNLVFTLCHLVAMVSTCINPVFYGFLNKNFQKDLNMMVLNCKCSSEQEEYENIGMSTMQTDISKGSFKLNNGPMNT